Proteins co-encoded in one Fusarium musae strain F31 chromosome 3, whole genome shotgun sequence genomic window:
- a CDS encoding hypothetical protein (EggNog:ENOG41), producing the protein MDSSPLVKAHDHVRAASVAHHSSDSTVAITEHTQAAGEFANAARSTSSIEALRTLKLLEQHHRRIAEILNRPTEPTSQASDADLNEKDPSTKANLPTQDADDKKENKKDSTASKKLSPPTQRRYAPREMSSSIASNLATARGIRSKYRGQPLAPSVSNDQAPGNLDAASHPRGTKAKMQTIIDHQPGKPTWVPPVPATTRSDSYGKTSSSPRTDTAPSTALNDDGGYTRFYNTFGSLINKISAPLAFAGLPLIQEEPTISETPDSPEMSPSPKRSHLKASPSKVLEPDLSKIYSKATMQALAREGHGANDSFYVVPTTGHTMSYANILSFAEKEKRRLGASSHSDLLDVPDEDDDDFVDAREAPPLSPGAKRRIGRARTDKDLNNIIEELYTENKSLKDTLDKLTKRLHAFEASAQNSAMALAESYRLMRPGSPTASPHTSKVADESLRRKNQELEEQLTAAVKQMERLEKDNRKMQKVLDKYREKWETLKAGAKARREAQGTSESVDDASTAG; encoded by the coding sequence ATGGACTCGTCTCCGCTTGTAAAAGCACACGATCATGTGCGCGCCGCGAGTGTCGCTCACCACTCCTCCGACAGTACAGTCGCAATCACGGAACATACTCAAGCTGCTGGCGAGTTCGCCAACGCTGCCAGATCGACCTCTAGCATCGAAGCTCTGCGAACACTGAAGCTCCTAGAACAACACCATCGTAGGATCGCCGAGATTTTGAACCGACCGACCGAACCTACCTCCCAGGCCAGCGATGCCGATCTCAACGAGAAGGATCCGTCAACCAAAGCCAATCTCCCCACACAAGATGCGGACGACAAGaaggaaaacaaaaaggACTCTACGGCGTCAAAGAAACTGTCCCCTCCGACCCAGCGTAGATATGCTCCACGGGAGATGTCCTCTTCTATCGCCAGCAACCTGGCTACCGCTCGTGGCATCCGATCAAAGTACAGAGGCCAACCTCTCGCGCCCAGTGTTTCCAATGACCAAGCTCCCGGAAATCTAGACGCAGCCTCGCACCCTCGCGgaaccaaggccaagatgcaGACTATCATCGATCACCAGCCTGGCAAACCGACGTGGGTACCACCTGTTCCTGCAACCACACGCTCCGATAGTTATGGTAAAACCTCATCGTCCCCACGCACCGATACAGCTCCCTCTACGGCACTCAATGATGACGGAGGATATACTCGGTTCTACAACACCTTCGGGAGTCTTATCAATAAGATTTCAGCACCTTTGGCTTTTGCCGGTCTGCCACTAATCCAAGAGGAACCCACCATTTCAGAAACACCTGACTCCCCAGAAATGTCTCCCAGTCCCAAGCGTAGTCACCTCAAGGCGTCCCCGTCAAAGGTCTTAGAACCAGACCTTAGCAAGATCTACTCTAAGGCAACTATGCAGGCTCTTGCTAGAGAAGGACACGGAGCTAACGATTCTTTCTACGTTGTACCTACTACTGGCCACACCATGTCTTACGCAAATATTCTCAGCTTTgccgagaaggaaaaaagaagactgGGGGCATCGTCCCACAGTGATCTTCTCGATGTTcctgatgaagatgatgacgactttGTGGATGCCCGAGAAGCACCCCCGCTGTCGCCCGGAGCCAAACGCCGTATTGGCCGTGCCCGCACTGACAAGgacctcaacaacatcattgaaGAGCTATACACTGAAAACAAATCTTTAAAGGACACACTAGATAAGCTTACCAAGCGGCTCCACGCCTTTGAAGCCAGTGCTCAGAATTCGGCAATGGCTCTTGCTGAAAGTTACCGTCTCATGCGCCCTGGATCACCCACCGCTTCACCACACACCAGCAAAGTTGCCGACGAATCCTTACGACGCAAAAACCAAGAGTTGGAAGAACAGCTAACCGCAGCCGTCAAACAGATGGAGCGACTGGAAAAGGACAACCGAAAGATGCAAAAGGTTTTGGACAAGTATCGTGAGAAGTGGGAGACACTGAAGGCTGGAGCGAAAGCTCGGAGAGAGGCCCAGGGAACGAGTGAGAGCGTGGATGATGCATCGACAGCTGGGTAA